CAGCCATTCAAGGAATTTATTGTTATGCCAACTCTCGGAAAAGTTTACCTGATCGGCGCCGGCCCCGGCGCCCAGGACCTCATGACACTGCGCGGTGCGCGCCTGCTGGCGCAAGCCGACGTGGTGCTGCACGATGCCCTGGTCACGGCCGAGATGCTGGAACTGTGCCCGCAAGCCGAAAAAATCCTGGTCGGCAAACGCTGCGGCCAGCTCTCCAGCGCCCAGCAGTTCATCAACAAGCAACTGGTCGATCATGCCCACAAGGCTGCCGTGGTAGTGCGCCTGAAGGGCGGCGACCCGATGCTGTTCGGCCGCGCCGATGAAGAACTGCGCGCGCTCGAGGAAGCCGGTATCGAGGTGGAGGTGGTCCCCGGCATCACTACCGCCCTGGCTGCCGCCGCCACCACCAAGCAGCCGCTGACCAAGCGCGGCGTCTCGCGCAGCGTAGCGTTCTTCACCTCGTCCACCGCACCGGACGAACGCGAGCAGGATGCGATCCCCGATTCCGACACCCTCGTGCAGTACATGGGCGGGCGCGAGGCGATTGCCACGGCGCAGCGCCTGCTCGATGGCGGTCGCCGCCCCGACACCCCGGTAGTCGTGATCGAAAACGTCAGTCGCGCCGACCAGCATATCCGCCGCATGACCATCGCTGCCATGGCCCACGGCCTGGGCGAAGCGCATGGCCCGGTGCTGGTGATGATCGGCGATGCCATGCAAACGCGTAGCCACCAGCAGCTTGAAAGCCGGATCAGCGACGCAATACAGCAGCAACTCCGCGCGTAACTTCCGCCAAATAGTAATAGAATATCCATTCTTACCAACAGTGTCAGAGGCAGCAATGGATAATGTTCACGACATCCTGGACCGTGCGTGGACCGCGCACTCGGCCGGCCAGTTCGACGCCGCGCTGCAGGACTACATCTGGTTATTCGATGCCACCTCCGAACGCGATTCGGACGTGGCGCCGCTGCGCCTGTCGTATGTGCTCAACGCCTGGGCCAAGCTGGCCGAGGAACACCTGCCCGCGCGCCAGGCCCTGGTCGCCCTGCGCGACCGCGACGCCGAACGGCTGCTCGCTGGCGCTGGCAGCGACGGCACCGATACTGGTGCCGACATCGATACCGACGCGAACCTGTTCAACGACGTCCGCGCCATCAACGACAAGCTCGGCGACGCCCAGCACACGTACCAGCTGTTCCAGCGCCTGCCAGCAAGCCTGGCCCGCGAATGCGCCAACTCGGCGCTGCCGTCGATGATGGCCTGCGGCGATTTCACCCTGGCCCACACCTACCTGCCGCATCCCGACGCCCACCTGGGTGACTATGCGGCCGAAGTGAACGCCCACGTGGCCACGCTCGATCTGCTCGGCGACGCCGGCATGTCCGAGCTGCT
This is a stretch of genomic DNA from Duganella zoogloeoides. It encodes these proteins:
- the cobA gene encoding uroporphyrinogen-III C-methyltransferase — its product is MPTLGKVYLIGAGPGAQDLMTLRGARLLAQADVVLHDALVTAEMLELCPQAEKILVGKRCGQLSSAQQFINKQLVDHAHKAAVVVRLKGGDPMLFGRADEELRALEEAGIEVEVVPGITTALAAAATTKQPLTKRGVSRSVAFFTSSTAPDEREQDAIPDSDTLVQYMGGREAIATAQRLLDGGRRPDTPVVVIENVSRADQHIRRMTIAAMAHGLGEAHGPVLVMIGDAMQTRSHQQLESRISDAIQQQLRA